In the genome of Chaetodon auriga isolate fChaAug3 chromosome 15, fChaAug3.hap1, whole genome shotgun sequence, one region contains:
- the c15h5orf24 gene encoding UPF0461 protein C5orf24 homolog: MMRQVSSSDFCMNSRPSCLAEDGHHPTSHFELCTSQSNKFYPPPPPSLQMTLAPMALPAQSHKPMVCQRQEVLVGDPRASGKLPGIKSADQAPDEGKKKNKAVGKTGRRGRPLGTTKLAGYRTSTGRPLGTTRAAGFKTSPGRPLGTTRAAGYKVSPGRPPGSIKGLSRLNKLGYGSTCSGAAFPYPLPHKEILCEPSCKEKPANE, encoded by the coding sequence ATGATGCGCCAGGTGTCAAGCAGTGACTTCTGCATGAATAGCAGGCCGTCGTGCCTAGCAGAGGACGGCCACCACCCCACCTCCCACTTTGAACTGTGCACCTCCCAGTCCAACAAGTTCtaccctcctccccctccgtCCCTCCAGATGACGCTGGCTCCCATGGCCTTACCCGCCCAGAGCCACAAGCCAATGGTGtgccagagacaggaagtgcttGTGGGTGACCCCCGCGCGTCGGGAAAACTACCCGGCATTAAAAGCGCCGATCAAGCGCCGGATGAaggcaagaagaagaacaaggcTGTGGGGAAGACGGGCAGACGCGGGAGGCCTTTGGGAACCACCAAGCTAGCCGGATACAGAACCAGCACAGGGCGACCCCTCGGCACCACCAGGGCTGCCGGGTTCAAGACAAGCCCGGGAAGGCCGCTGGGTACGACCAGAGCGGCGGGGTACAAGGTCAGCCCCGGGCGGCCTCCCGGCAGCATTAAGGGCCTGTCTCGCCTCAACAAACTGGGTTATGGTAGCACCTGCAGCGGAGCGGCTTTCCCCTATCCTCTACCACACAAGGAAATCCTCTGTGAACCTTCCTGCAAAGAGAAGCCAGCTAACGAGTAA
- the camlg gene encoding guided entry of tail-anchored proteins factor CAMLG — protein MESAEANEEKGGALSAAQRRAEIRRRKLLMNSEDRMNRIVGYAKNEAENNAAASRRPTEPHFHLDLDRTEPWSSSSSSPRPSPFLPEVSGLSSRSHSGTPERRGSPLLGFSEPHGGSLEDDIAGIRQRPRGERVSDDLSGSPRRGLQKYLSRFDDAMKLRGQLANEKPVQDGGSDSEEFDAFRIFRLIGSVLLAVFVRVFVCKYLSIFAPFLTLELAYMGLSKYFPKVEKKAQTTVLTAALLLSGIPAEVINRSMDTYRRMGDVFADLCVYFFTFIFSHEILQLIGSETP, from the exons ATGGAGTCCGCAGAGGCCAACGAGGAGAAGGGAGGCGCTCTGTCGGCGGCGCAGAGGAGAGCCGAGATCCGGCGGAGAAAACTGCTCATGAATTCAGAGGACAGGATGAACAGAATCGTGGGCTACGCCAAAAACGAGGCTGAGAACAACG ctgcagcgtcCCGGCGTCCCACAGAACCCCACTTCCACCTCGATCTCGACAGGACAGAGCCGTGGTCTTCGTCCTCGTCTTCGCCGAGGCCGTCTCCCTTCCTGCCAGAGGTTTCGGGGCTCAGCAGCCGCTCCCACAGCGGCACCCCAGAGAGGAGGGGCTCGCCCCTGCTGGGCTTCAGCGAGCCACACGGGGGCTCCCTGGAGGACGACATCGCGGGGATCCGACAGAGGCCGAGGGGGGAGCGGGTATCGGACGACCTCAGCGGCTCGCCGCGTCGAGGCCTCCAGAAGTACCTGTCCCGCTTTGACGATGCCATGAAGCTGCGGGGTCAGCTGGCCAATGAGAAGCCGGTCCAGGACGGAGGCTCTGACTCTGAGGAGTTTGATGCCTTCAGAATCTTCAGGCTCATCGGCAGCGTCCTGCTCGCTGTTTTTGTCAGGGTTTTTGTCTGCAAGTACCTG TCAATATTTGCTCCATTCCTGACCCTCGAACTGGCCTACATGGGGTTGTCCAAATACTTTCCAAAG gtGGAGAAGAAGGCCCAGACCACTGTGCTGACCGCTGCCCTGCTGCTGTCCGGCATCCCCGCTGAGGTCATCAACCGCTCCATGGACACCTACAGGAGGATGGGCGACGTCTTCGCCGACCTCTGCGTTTActtcttcaccttcatcttctCACACGAGATCCTGCAGCTCATTGGTTCAGAGACTCCCTGA
- the ddx46 gene encoding putative ATP-dependent RNA helicase DDX46 isoform X2 produces MGRESRYVGTTGHYRKRSASRGRSGSRSKSRSPDKRSKKDDRDRDRSRRERSRSRDRRRSRSRDRKRARRSRSRDRRRSRSRERRRSGSRTRARRSRSGSPSKSRRPDEKSRSTETDNIDPISDKKKIKEEKEDEKVEDQDFDQNKLEEEMRKRKERVEKWREEQRKKAIENIGEIKKELEEMKQGKKWSLEDDDDDDEDISAPMEADDDEDGDGKGERKEREIKEEKKEEGEKEKETPMEQQAEDDDVDPLDAYMEEVKQEVKKFNMGAMKGNDKKGAMTVTKVVTVVKTKKGPHTHKKKGELMENDQDAMEYSSEEEEVDLQTALTGFQTKQRKILEPVDHGKIQYESYRRNFYVEVPELARMTQEDVAAYRLELEGITVKGKGCPKPIKTWVQCGVSMKILSALKKHGYEKPTPIQAQAIPAVMSGRDLIGIAKTGSGKTIAFLLPMFRHIMDQRPLEESEGPISVIMTPTRELALQITKECKKFSKPLGLRVVCVYGGTGISEQIAELKRGAEIIVCTPGRMIDMLGANSGRVTNLRRVTYVVLDEADRMFDMGFEPQVMRVVDNVRPDRQTVMFSATFPRAMEALARRILSKPIEVQVGGRSVVCSDVEQHVLVIDEDKKFLKLLELLGHYQEKGSVIIFVDKQEHADGLLKDLMKASYPCMSLHGGIDQYDRDSIINDFKNGACRLMVATSVAARGLDVKQLILVVNYSCPNHYEDYVHRAGRTGRAGNKGYAYTFITEDQVRYAGDIIKALELSGSPVPPELEQLWASFRDQQKAEGKTIKSSSGFSGKGFKFDETEHALANERKKLQKAALGLQDSDDEDGALDIEEQIESMFNSKKRVKDLSAPGAAAGAAGAATTTAAVPGGLPGLGPTSAGNIQKLEMAKRLALKINAQKNLGAEAQDVMQQATNAILRGGTIMTPSVSAKTIAEQLAEKINAKLNYTPVEKLEEERQAAEQAETVKRYEEELEINDFPQTARWKVTSKEALQRIGEYSEAAITIRGTYFPPGKEPKEGERKIYLAIESANELAVQKAKTEITRLIKEELIRLQNSYQPTSKGRYKVL; encoded by the exons ATGGGACGCGAGTCGAGGTATGTCGGAACTACTGG ACACTACAGGAAACGCTCCGCGTCTCGGGGACGGTCAGGTAGCCGGTCAAAGAGTCGTTCCCCGGACAAACGCTCCAAGAAAGACGACCGGGACCGAGACCGAAGCAGGAGAGAGCGGTCACGGAGCCGCGACCGTCGTAGGTCCCGGtccagagacagaaaacgagCCAG GCGCtccaggagcagagacagaaggaggtcCAGAAGccgagagaggaggaggtcggGCAGCAGAACCCGAGCCCGGAGGTCCCGATCTGGTAGCCCCAGCAAGAGCAGAAGACCAGATGAAAA GTCAAGAAGCACTGAGACAGACAACATTGATCCGATATCTGACAAGAAAaagattaaagaggaaaaagaggatgaaaaagttGAGGAT CAAGACTTTGACCAGAAtaagctggaggaggagatgaggaagaggaaggagcgTGTGGAGAagtggagggaggagcagaggaagaaggccATCGAAAACATCGGCGAGATCAAGAAAGAactggaggagatgaagcagGGCAAGAAGTGGAGCCTGGAGGATGACGATG ATGACGATGAGGACATTTCAGCTCCAATGGAGGCTGATGACGATGAAGATGGGGatgggaagggagagaggaaagagagggagataaaggaggagaagaaagaggagggtgagaaggagaaggagactCCCATGGAGCAGCAGGCCGAGGACGACGACGTGGATCCTCTGGACGCCTAcatggaggaggtgaaacagGAGGTGAAGAAGTTCAACATGGGAGCCATGAAGGGAAATGATAAG AAAGGAGCAATGACAGTCACCAAAGTGGTGACAGTCGTTAAAACCAAGAAAGGTCCTCACACTCACAAGAAGAAGGGTGAGCTGATGGAGAATGACCAGGATGCGATGGAA TActcatcagaggaggaggaggtggatcTGCAGACGGCTCTGACGGGCTTCCAGACCAAACAGAGGAAGATCCTGGAGCCTGTTGACCACGGGAAGATCCAGTACGAGTCGTACCGCAGAAACTTCTATGTGGAGGTCCCTGAGCTCGCCAGGATGACTCAGGAGG ATGTGGCTGCATACAGGTTGGAACTGGAAGGGATCACCGTTAAAGGGAAGGGTTGTCCCAAACCCATCAAGACCTGGGTGCAGTGCGGGGTGTCTATGAAGATCCTCAGCGCTCTGAAGAA GCACGGATACGAGAAGCCCACCCCCATCCAGGCCCAGGCAATCCCTGCTGTCATGTCGGGTCGAGACCTCATTGGCATCGCCAAGACCGGCAGTGGGAAAACCATAGCCTTCCTGCTGCCCATGTTCCGACACATCATGGACCAGAGGCCCCTGGAGGAGTCTGAGGGTCCAATCT CTGTAATCATGACTCCGACCAGAGAGCTGGCTCTGCAGATCACCAAGGAGTGTAAGAAGTTCTCTAAGCCGCTGGGACTCagggtggtgtgtgtttatggaggCACGGGTATCAGCGAACAG ATTGCTGAGCTGAAGAGAGGAGCTGAGATCATCGTATGCACACCGGGAAGAATGATTGACATGTTGGGGGCCAACAGCG GTCGAGTCACCAACCTGCGGCGAGTTACATATGTGGTGTTGGACGAGGCAGACAGGATGTTTGACATGGGCTTTGAACCACAG GTGATGCGAGTTGTGGACAACGTACGTCCAGACCGGCAGACGGTCATGTTTTCGGCCACCTTCCCCAGAGCCATGGAGGCGCTGGCTCGTAGGATCCTGTCCAAGCCCATTGAGGTCCAGGTGGGAGGCCGCAGTGTCGTCTGCTCCGACGTGGAACAGCACGTG CTGGTGATCGATGAGGACAAGAAGttcctgaagctgctggagctgctgggtcACTACCAGGAGAAGGGCTCGGTCATCATCTTTGTGGACAAGCAGGAGCACGCAGACGGGCTGCTCAAAGACCTGATGAAAGCCTCGTACCCCTGCATGTCACTGCACGGAG GAATTGACCAGTACGACAGAGACAGCATCATCAACGACTTCAAGAATGGAGCGTGTCGTCTGATGGTGGCCACCTCTGTGGCTGCCAGAGGCCTGGATGTCAAGCAGCTGATCCTGGTGGTCAACTACAGCTGTCCCAACCACTACGAGGACTACGTCCACAGGGCCGGGCGCACAGGCCGAGCAGGCAACAAG GGCTACGCCTACACCTTCATCACAGAGGATCAGGTGCGCTATgctggtgacatcatcaaagCCTTGGAGCTGTCCGGCTCTCCTGTCCCGCCTGAACTGGAGCAGCTTTGGGCCTCCTTCAGAGACCAACAGAAAGCG GAGGGTAAGACCATTAAGAGCAGCAGCGGCTTCTCAGGAAAAGGCTTCAAGTTCGACGAGACGGAGCATGCTTTGGCCAATGAGAGGAAGAAGCTGCAGAAAGCTGCTCTTGGACTGCAGGACTCTGATGATGAGGACGGAGCTCTGGAT ATCGAAGAGCAAATCGAGAGCATGTTCAACTCCAAGAAGAGGGTGAAGGATCTGTCAGCTCCCGGGGCGGCCGCCGGCGCCGCAGGAGCAGCCACCACCACGGCAGCCGTCCCCGGAGGGCTGCCCGGCCTCGGACCCACGTCTGCTGGAAACATCCAGAAGCTGGAGATGGCCAAGAGGCTGGCGCTCAAAATCAACGCGCAGAAGAACCTGGGCGCCGAGGCTCAG GACGTGATGCAGCAGGCCACCAACGCCATCCTGCGGGGCGGCACCATCATGACACCCTCTGTGTCAGCCAAGACCATCGCGGAGCAGCTGGCGGAGAAGATCAATGCCAAGCTGAACTACACCCCCgtggagaagctggaggaggagcggcAGGCGGCTGAACAGGCCGAGACCGTCAAGAGATAcgaagaggagctggagatcaACGACTTCCCTCAg ACGGCCAGGTGGAAGGTGACCTCTAAAGAAGCTCTGCAGAGGATCGGTGAATACTCGGAGGCCGCCATCACCATCAGAGGAACCTATTTCCCTCCAGGCAAAGAGCCCAAGGAGGGAGAACGCAAGATCTACCTGGCTATTGAAA gCGCAAACGAACTGGCTGTGCAGAAAGCCAAGACGGAGATTACGCGGCTAATCAAGGAAGAGCTCATCAGATTA CAAAATTCCTACCAGCCGACGAGCAAAGGCCGGTACAAAGTGTTGTAG
- the ddx46 gene encoding putative ATP-dependent RNA helicase DDX46 isoform X1: MGRESRHYRKRSASRGRSGSRSKSRSPDKRSKKDDRDRDRSRRERSRSRDRRRSRSRDRKRARRSRSRDRRRSRSRERRRSGSRTRARRSRSGSPSKSRRPDEKSRSTETDNIDPISDKKKIKEEKEDEKVEDQDFDQNKLEEEMRKRKERVEKWREEQRKKAIENIGEIKKELEEMKQGKKWSLEDDDDDDEDISAPMEADDDEDGDGKGERKEREIKEEKKEEGEKEKETPMEQQAEDDDVDPLDAYMEEVKQEVKKFNMGAMKGNDKKGAMTVTKVVTVVKTKKGPHTHKKKGELMENDQDAMEYSSEEEEVDLQTALTGFQTKQRKILEPVDHGKIQYESYRRNFYVEVPELARMTQEDVAAYRLELEGITVKGKGCPKPIKTWVQCGVSMKILSALKKHGYEKPTPIQAQAIPAVMSGRDLIGIAKTGSGKTIAFLLPMFRHIMDQRPLEESEGPISVIMTPTRELALQITKECKKFSKPLGLRVVCVYGGTGISEQIAELKRGAEIIVCTPGRMIDMLGANSGRVTNLRRVTYVVLDEADRMFDMGFEPQVMRVVDNVRPDRQTVMFSATFPRAMEALARRILSKPIEVQVGGRSVVCSDVEQHVLVIDEDKKFLKLLELLGHYQEKGSVIIFVDKQEHADGLLKDLMKASYPCMSLHGGIDQYDRDSIINDFKNGACRLMVATSVAARGLDVKQLILVVNYSCPNHYEDYVHRAGRTGRAGNKGYAYTFITEDQVRYAGDIIKALELSGSPVPPELEQLWASFRDQQKAEGKTIKSSSGFSGKGFKFDETEHALANERKKLQKAALGLQDSDDEDGALDIEEQIESMFNSKKRVKDLSAPGAAAGAAGAATTTAAVPGGLPGLGPTSAGNIQKLEMAKRLALKINAQKNLGAEAQDVMQQATNAILRGGTIMTPSVSAKTIAEQLAEKINAKLNYTPVEKLEEERQAAEQAETVKRYEEELEINDFPQTARWKVTSKEALQRIGEYSEAAITIRGTYFPPGKEPKEGERKIYLAIESANELAVQKAKTEITRLIKEELIRLQNSYQPTSKGRYKVL, from the exons ATGGGACGCGAGTCGAG ACACTACAGGAAACGCTCCGCGTCTCGGGGACGGTCAGGTAGCCGGTCAAAGAGTCGTTCCCCGGACAAACGCTCCAAGAAAGACGACCGGGACCGAGACCGAAGCAGGAGAGAGCGGTCACGGAGCCGCGACCGTCGTAGGTCCCGGtccagagacagaaaacgagCCAG GCGCtccaggagcagagacagaaggaggtcCAGAAGccgagagaggaggaggtcggGCAGCAGAACCCGAGCCCGGAGGTCCCGATCTGGTAGCCCCAGCAAGAGCAGAAGACCAGATGAAAA GTCAAGAAGCACTGAGACAGACAACATTGATCCGATATCTGACAAGAAAaagattaaagaggaaaaagaggatgaaaaagttGAGGAT CAAGACTTTGACCAGAAtaagctggaggaggagatgaggaagaggaaggagcgTGTGGAGAagtggagggaggagcagaggaagaaggccATCGAAAACATCGGCGAGATCAAGAAAGAactggaggagatgaagcagGGCAAGAAGTGGAGCCTGGAGGATGACGATG ATGACGATGAGGACATTTCAGCTCCAATGGAGGCTGATGACGATGAAGATGGGGatgggaagggagagaggaaagagagggagataaaggaggagaagaaagaggagggtgagaaggagaaggagactCCCATGGAGCAGCAGGCCGAGGACGACGACGTGGATCCTCTGGACGCCTAcatggaggaggtgaaacagGAGGTGAAGAAGTTCAACATGGGAGCCATGAAGGGAAATGATAAG AAAGGAGCAATGACAGTCACCAAAGTGGTGACAGTCGTTAAAACCAAGAAAGGTCCTCACACTCACAAGAAGAAGGGTGAGCTGATGGAGAATGACCAGGATGCGATGGAA TActcatcagaggaggaggaggtggatcTGCAGACGGCTCTGACGGGCTTCCAGACCAAACAGAGGAAGATCCTGGAGCCTGTTGACCACGGGAAGATCCAGTACGAGTCGTACCGCAGAAACTTCTATGTGGAGGTCCCTGAGCTCGCCAGGATGACTCAGGAGG ATGTGGCTGCATACAGGTTGGAACTGGAAGGGATCACCGTTAAAGGGAAGGGTTGTCCCAAACCCATCAAGACCTGGGTGCAGTGCGGGGTGTCTATGAAGATCCTCAGCGCTCTGAAGAA GCACGGATACGAGAAGCCCACCCCCATCCAGGCCCAGGCAATCCCTGCTGTCATGTCGGGTCGAGACCTCATTGGCATCGCCAAGACCGGCAGTGGGAAAACCATAGCCTTCCTGCTGCCCATGTTCCGACACATCATGGACCAGAGGCCCCTGGAGGAGTCTGAGGGTCCAATCT CTGTAATCATGACTCCGACCAGAGAGCTGGCTCTGCAGATCACCAAGGAGTGTAAGAAGTTCTCTAAGCCGCTGGGACTCagggtggtgtgtgtttatggaggCACGGGTATCAGCGAACAG ATTGCTGAGCTGAAGAGAGGAGCTGAGATCATCGTATGCACACCGGGAAGAATGATTGACATGTTGGGGGCCAACAGCG GTCGAGTCACCAACCTGCGGCGAGTTACATATGTGGTGTTGGACGAGGCAGACAGGATGTTTGACATGGGCTTTGAACCACAG GTGATGCGAGTTGTGGACAACGTACGTCCAGACCGGCAGACGGTCATGTTTTCGGCCACCTTCCCCAGAGCCATGGAGGCGCTGGCTCGTAGGATCCTGTCCAAGCCCATTGAGGTCCAGGTGGGAGGCCGCAGTGTCGTCTGCTCCGACGTGGAACAGCACGTG CTGGTGATCGATGAGGACAAGAAGttcctgaagctgctggagctgctgggtcACTACCAGGAGAAGGGCTCGGTCATCATCTTTGTGGACAAGCAGGAGCACGCAGACGGGCTGCTCAAAGACCTGATGAAAGCCTCGTACCCCTGCATGTCACTGCACGGAG GAATTGACCAGTACGACAGAGACAGCATCATCAACGACTTCAAGAATGGAGCGTGTCGTCTGATGGTGGCCACCTCTGTGGCTGCCAGAGGCCTGGATGTCAAGCAGCTGATCCTGGTGGTCAACTACAGCTGTCCCAACCACTACGAGGACTACGTCCACAGGGCCGGGCGCACAGGCCGAGCAGGCAACAAG GGCTACGCCTACACCTTCATCACAGAGGATCAGGTGCGCTATgctggtgacatcatcaaagCCTTGGAGCTGTCCGGCTCTCCTGTCCCGCCTGAACTGGAGCAGCTTTGGGCCTCCTTCAGAGACCAACAGAAAGCG GAGGGTAAGACCATTAAGAGCAGCAGCGGCTTCTCAGGAAAAGGCTTCAAGTTCGACGAGACGGAGCATGCTTTGGCCAATGAGAGGAAGAAGCTGCAGAAAGCTGCTCTTGGACTGCAGGACTCTGATGATGAGGACGGAGCTCTGGAT ATCGAAGAGCAAATCGAGAGCATGTTCAACTCCAAGAAGAGGGTGAAGGATCTGTCAGCTCCCGGGGCGGCCGCCGGCGCCGCAGGAGCAGCCACCACCACGGCAGCCGTCCCCGGAGGGCTGCCCGGCCTCGGACCCACGTCTGCTGGAAACATCCAGAAGCTGGAGATGGCCAAGAGGCTGGCGCTCAAAATCAACGCGCAGAAGAACCTGGGCGCCGAGGCTCAG GACGTGATGCAGCAGGCCACCAACGCCATCCTGCGGGGCGGCACCATCATGACACCCTCTGTGTCAGCCAAGACCATCGCGGAGCAGCTGGCGGAGAAGATCAATGCCAAGCTGAACTACACCCCCgtggagaagctggaggaggagcggcAGGCGGCTGAACAGGCCGAGACCGTCAAGAGATAcgaagaggagctggagatcaACGACTTCCCTCAg ACGGCCAGGTGGAAGGTGACCTCTAAAGAAGCTCTGCAGAGGATCGGTGAATACTCGGAGGCCGCCATCACCATCAGAGGAACCTATTTCCCTCCAGGCAAAGAGCCCAAGGAGGGAGAACGCAAGATCTACCTGGCTATTGAAA gCGCAAACGAACTGGCTGTGCAGAAAGCCAAGACGGAGATTACGCGGCTAATCAAGGAAGAGCTCATCAGATTA CAAAATTCCTACCAGCCGACGAGCAAAGGCCGGTACAAAGTGTTGTAG